The DNA sequence AGAAGCACCTTCTATTACGATAACTGTTATTTTTGTCCGTTCTGAAGCTTCATCGTTACAACCCTCGCGAGTAACTGAAACATAGAACTCGTGTGATCCCACAGTAAGTCCGGCCGGCGTAAATAAAGTTCCGTCTGCAGAAACGCCGCTAGTAATTTCGGTGCCATTTTCCGCTGCATCGAACCAGCGATAAATAGCGTTTGCTTCAGGATTAATGATCGTAAGAGTTACTGGCTCGCCTTCACAAATGGTAAGAATATTATCAGTAAATCCAGCTATGATTGGTTTCGGGGCTACGCGTTCAATTTGATGTACTCGGATACCGTCCAATAATCCAACTACGCTTTCCAAGCGGATTTGTATTCGGTCAAATTGTACCCCAGGAGGAGCATAGGAGGCAATTACTTTAGTACCGGGAGTACCTAATAACCCAAGCAGGTCAATATCAAGGAGGTCACTACTTCCGTCAATTAAAGGACCAACCTCTTGATTGCCTAAATAGGCTTGAATTTGGAAATTCGTTAGTAATTCCAATTCCAGTAGTCCTCCGGGATCAGAGAGTACCACTCGGATGGAATCGCCTAATTTCGAAGGATTATTATAGACAACAGTTTGATGAACATATGCTAGAGCCTGAACGCCTATAGTCATCGTAGAATAGGTGTCGAGATTTTGATCAACTGAATTCCACTCATCAGATACTGTGGCAGTCGCTCCCGCCGCATTTACTCCATAGGTACCAACGCCATATAATACATCCACTACTTCATTACAGATAACTGGTCCCGGGACCGGCTGCATAAAATAAGCATGGAAGACCTGGACTGATACTCCTAATCCGAGGGTGGGCTTTACTGATACGCGAACACCATTGTAATTTGTGCCGGGTGTAAAAGTTACCTCGGATTGGTTGGAACCTCCCAAAAGGCCTAATAAGGCACTACCGGAATAGGCGGTTCCTACTGGACTGCCATTTAATGTGGCTTGTACAGTAACGCCTCCCAACAAATCTAGGACTGAAGAACCGAAACCAATTTTTACCGTAATAGGCGTATTGGGAGCTGGTAAACTGGGGCCAGTAAATGTCAGATTCTGAGATGCACTTCCCACAAGGCCGAGAAGACCTATAATGGTATTTAATGTGGAATGGCTAGTAACGTCGTT is a window from the Anseongella ginsenosidimutans genome containing:
- a CDS encoding immunoglobulin domain-containing protein, translating into MMRIVWPVITGLLLLAGVDCYAQQPMERVYADDQTFTATPVVAYVVDPEKSVDNDVTSHSTLNTIIGLLGLVGSASQNLTFTGPSLPAPNTPITVKIGFGSSVLDLLGGVTVQATLNGSPVGTAYSGSALLGLLGGSNQSEVTFTPGTNYNGVRVSVKPTLGLGVSVQVFHAYFMQPVPGPVICNEVVDVLYGVGTYGVNAAGATATVSDEWNSVDQNLDTYSTMTIGVQALAYVHQTVVYNNPSKLGDSIRVVLSDPGGLLELELLTNFQIQAYLGNQEVGPLIDGSSDLLDIDLLGLLGTPGTKVIASYAPPGVQFDRIQIRLESVVGLLDGIRVHQIERVAPKPIIAGFTDNILTICEGEPVTLTIINPEANAIYRWFDAAENGTEITSGVSADGTLFTPAGLTVGSHEFYVSVTREGCNDEASERTKITVIVIEGASAADIDVVTNDPFCLREDVVLTPSSPTITDPVFKWYHDQNKTQPITNAPDGTINYQIEQDGTLTITGLAVGTYEYYVSVSNLDQCENVAGTLKKVVVTVDALPAPPVITLTP